Proteins encoded within one genomic window of Setaria italica strain Yugu1 chromosome IV, Setaria_italica_v2.0, whole genome shotgun sequence:
- the LOC101781348 gene encoding uncharacterized protein LOC101781348, which translates to MEHFPDGAHVRLRSRVHGTFLHADADGVGVSPSPRRASLSAAWAAHRVERGGAAYVLLRSNAYGRYLALWAPPAPRGQGRSARSPVLRVYDSPEQDDVLWVAVRARDGGDDVLLRHGRDDTSFLGVTVDSHDSRQTHWVVEAIPARQRPPILPAPVPLSRPMVLWRTISYVRADDDGNFDPRPLARRWFIFYGRSVFQLTGVLSILLRERFFGIRLCVRAGSQGRLTPLVIDLPANEQTMDIVVLTAWSSAAQGQELVYPDVDA; encoded by the exons ATGGAGCACTTCCCCGACGGGGCGCACGTGCGGCTGCGGAGCCGGGTGCACGGCACGTTCCTCCACGCCGACGCGGACGGGGTGGGCGTCTCCCCGAGCCCGCGGCGCGCGTCGCTGAgcgcggcgtgggcggcgcACCGcgtcgagcgcggcggcgccgcctacGTGCTCCTCCGCAGCAACGCCTACGGCCGATACCTCGCCCTCTGggccccgcccgcgccgcggggGCAGGGCCGCAGCGCCCGCAGCCCCGTCCTGCGCGTCTACGACTCCCCGGAGCAGGACGACGTCCTCTGGGTGGCCGTCAGGGCGCGGGACGGGGGCGACGACGTCCTCTTGCGCCACGGCAGGGACGACACGTCGTTCCTCGGCGTCACCGTGGACAGCCATGACAGCCGGCAAACGCATTGGGTGGTCGAGGCCATCCCCGCGAGACAGAGGCCGCCAATCCTTCCAGCTCCAGTTCCG CTTTCCCGTCCAATGGTGCTGTGGCGGACGATCTCGTACGTGCGGGCGGACGACGACGGGAACTTCgacccgcgcccgctcgccaggAGATGGTTCATTTTCTACGGCAGGTCCGTGTTCCAGCTGACGGGCGTCCTGTCGATCCTTCTGCGCGAGAGGTTCTTCGGCATCAGGCTGTGCGTGCGGGCCGGCTCCCAGGGGCGGCTGACCCCTCTCGTCATCGACCTGCCTGCCAACGAGCAGACCATGGACATCGTCGTCCTCACCGCCTGGTCATCAG CTGCTCAGGGTCAGGAGTTGGTGTATCCAGATGTTGATGCGTAG